A stretch of Capricornis sumatraensis isolate serow.1 chromosome 10, serow.2, whole genome shotgun sequence DNA encodes these proteins:
- the CDCP1 gene encoding CUB domain-containing protein 1: MKTRTSTCKGPEVAKRLVFRKKGKAYEIDLPRGSGITVLLKPGTQALQAKLCYIMAKRWESTLSIKAGEKKVFSFSCQDPHNYFVIEIQKNIDCVSGQCPFGEVHLQPSTSVLPTLNRTFIWDIKASKNISLELQFSLSRLRQIGPLENCPDGVTHRISGRVDASTMVKIGTFCGNGTVSRIKMQEGVNLALELPWFHNRNVSGFSIANRSSIKRLCIIESVFEGEGSATLMSANYPAGFPEDELMTWQFVIPAPLRASVSFLQFNVSNCVKKEERVEYYIPGSTTNPEVFKLEDQQPGNMAGNFNLSLQGCDQDAQNPGILRLQFQVSVQHPQNDSNKTYVVDLSKERTMSLSIEPRPSKLKREFVPGCFVCLNSRTCSTNLTLTAGSKHSISFLCDDLTRLWINAEKTISCLDHRYCHRMRYSLQLPQFIFQLPVQLHDFTWKLLVPKDRLSLAVVPAQKLQQHTHERVCNTSFSYLVASAVPGQNLYFGSFCSGGSIEQIQVKENISVTLRTFAPNFQQESAKQDLTVSFIPHFKEESVFTVTPDTKNKIYLRTPNWDRGLPSLASVSWNISVPRNQVACLTFLKERTGVVCQTGRAFMIIQEQRAHAEEIFSLEEEVLPKPSFRYHSFWVNISNCSPMSGKQLDLLFWVSLTPRTTDLTVIVLAVVGGGALLLFALGFIICFVKKNKKKKITKGPAVGIYNGNVNTQMPMQPKKFQKGRKDNDSHVYAVIDDTMVYGHLLQDASGSFHQAEVDTYRPFQGPTGDFPPSPPPTNSRSPTVKLATDEPPPGSPPESESEPYTFSHPKDGKFSNRSTDTPLLDAHEPTEPGE, from the exons cttatgAGATTGATCTGCCACGTGGAAGCGGCATCACAGTCCTCCTGAAGCCTGGGACCCAGGCTCTGCAAGCAAAACTCTGTTACATCATGGCTAAAAGATGGGAATCCACTCTGTCCATCAAAGCCGGAGAGAAAAAGGTCTTTTCCTTTAGCTGCCAGGATCCACATAATTACTTCGTTATCGAGATCCAAAAGAACATTG ACTGCGTGTCAGGCCAGTGTCCCTTTGGCGAGGTTCATCTTCAGCCTTCCACGTCGGTGTTGCCCACACTCAACAGAACCTTCATCTGGGACATCAAAGCGAGCAAGAACATCAGTCTCGAGCTGCAGTTCTCCCTGTCGCGCCTGAGGCAGATTGGGCCGTTGGAGAACTGCCCGGATGGAGTCACTCACCGTATCAGTGGCCGCGTCGACGCCAGCACGATGGTCAAGATCGGAACCTTCTGCGGCAACGGCACTGTGTCCCGGATCAAGATGCAAGAGGGAGTGAACCTGGCTTTGGAACTGCCGTGGTTCCACAACAGAAACGTCTCTGGCTTCAGCATCGCAAACCGCTCATCGATAAAAC GCCTCTGCATCATCGAGTCTGTGTTCGAGGGTGAGGGCTCGGCCACTCTGATGTCCGCCAACTACCCGGCCGGCTTCCCTGAGGACGAGCTCATGACGTGGCAGTTCGTCATCCCCGCGCCTCTGCGGGCCAGCGTCTCCTTCCTCCAGTTCAACGTCTCCAACTGCGTGAAGAAGGAGGAGCGAGTGGAGTACTACATTCCAGGCTCCACCACCAACCCCGAGGTGTTCAAGCTGGAGGACCAGCAGCCCGGGAACATGGCTGGGAACTTCAACCTCTCTCTGCAGGGCTGTGACCAAGATGCCCAGAATCCAGGCATCCTCCGGCTGCAGTTTCAAGTTTCCGTCCAGCATCCACAGAATGATAGCA ATAAAACCTACGTGGTCGACTTGAGTAAGGAGCGAACCATGTCGCTGTCCATCGAGCCACGGCCCAGCAAACTGAAACGCGAGTTTGTCCCCGGCTGCTTCGTGTGCCTGAACTCTCGGACCTGCAGCACCAACCTCACCCTGACAGCTGGCTCCAAACACAGTATCTCCTTCCTCTGTGATGATCTCACACGCCTGTGGATCAACGCTGAGAAAACCATAA GCTGCTTGGACCACCGGTACTGCCACAGGATGCGCTACTCCCTCCAGCTGCCACAGTTCATCTTCCAGCTGCCCGTGCAGCTGCACGACTTCACCTGGAAGCTGCTGGTGCCCAAGGACAGGCTCAGCCTGGCGGTGGTGCCAGCCCAGAAGCTGCAGCAGCACACGCACGAGAGAGTCTGCAACACCAGCTTCAGCTACCTGGTGGCCAGCGCCGTGCCAGGCCAGAACCTTTACTTCGGCTCCTTCTGCTCTGGAGGGTCCATCGAGCAGATCCAGGTGAAGGAGAACATCTCGGTGACCCTCCGCACCTTTGCCCCCAACTTCCAACAAGAGAGCGCTAAGCAGGACCTGACTGTGTCCTTTATCCCCCACTTCAAAG AAGAAAGTGTCTTCACAGTGACCCCAGACACGAAAAACAAGATCTACCTGCGGACCCCTAACTGGGACCGGGGCCTGCCGTCCCTCGCCTCGGTGTCTTGGAACATCAGCGTGCCCCGCAACCAGGTGGCTTGCCTGACCTTCCTCAAAGAGCGAACAGGTGTGGTCTGCCAAACCGGGCGTGCATTCATGATCATCCAAGAGCAGCGGGCCCACGCCGAGGAGATCTtcagcctggaggaggaggtgctgCCCAAGCCAAGCTTCCGCTATCACAGCTTCTGGGTCAACATCTCCAACTGCAGCCCCATGAGCGGGAAGCAGCTAGACCTGCTTTTCTGGGTCTCGCTTACCCCAAGGACCACGG ACCTGACTGTCATCGTCCTCGCGGTGGTGGGAGGTGGCGCCTTACTGCTGTTTGCCCTCGGATTCATCATATGCTTCGTGAAAAAGAA taagaaaaagaagatcaCCAAGGGCCCAGCCGTAGGCATCTACAATGGGAACGTCAACACCCAGATGCCAATGCAGCCGAAGAAGTTTCAGAAAGGGCGCAAGGACAATGACTCGCACGTGTATGCCGTCATTGACGACACCATGGTATACGGGCATCTTCTGCAGGATGCCAGCGGGTCCTTCCACCAGGCAGAGGTGGACACCTACCGGCCCTTCCAGGGGCCCACGGGGGacttccctccctctccaccccccacAAACTCCAGGTCCCCGACCGTCAAGCTGGCCACAGATGAGCCGCCCCCTGGCTCCCCTCCTGAGTCTGAGAGCGAACCGTACACCTTCTCCCACCCCAAAGACGGGAAGTTCAGCAACAGGAGCACAGACACTCCTCTGCTGGATGCCCACGAGCCCACGGAGCCCGGGGAATAA